The Spirochaetales bacterium genome contains a region encoding:
- a CDS encoding TldD/PmbA family protein, producing the protein MRDMENDKKIAEYCIEAMQKKGADKSQVVLNRVKKEEMNIETGKFSLMRTTFDINCHLKMIRDNRLGMLSVNKLEKNNLDQAIETIFTIAASSPQDTAYDMAGKQPPEKFSAGYAEPEKDTMFERLASFCETAKAQFPDTILEGVILDFKKDNAVILNSEGVDFSVGKGVYGFSTMFTTRKGNKSSSFNYSSFMRERLDNELVDCGSVATLLRQSSGQLELGNIPGKFEGDIIITPDCLQVVIEFFTRQLSDYYLVSGTSVFKERLGKAVASPCFTLHSRPLSNELSYHYFVTSDGFKVKDATIVDEGVLSSFLLSLYGSNKTGLPMAANNGRCYVVEPGNTPLDKMISEVKKGLLLCRVSGGEPNDNGDFSAVAKNSYFIRDGEIQYPVSETMITGNISDMLRSIGNISRERINFGDALFPWVQTGGITIFGKE; encoded by the coding sequence ATGCGTGATATGGAAAATGACAAAAAGATCGCTGAATATTGTATCGAAGCCATGCAGAAAAAAGGCGCGGATAAATCACAGGTGGTTCTGAACCGGGTGAAGAAGGAAGAAATGAATATCGAAACGGGTAAATTTTCCCTTATGCGGACAACCTTTGATATAAATTGCCACCTGAAGATGATCAGGGACAACCGTCTTGGTATGCTTTCCGTCAATAAACTCGAAAAGAACAACCTCGATCAAGCCATTGAGACCATTTTCACCATCGCCGCATCATCGCCTCAGGATACGGCCTATGATATGGCCGGGAAACAGCCGCCCGAAAAATTTTCGGCGGGCTATGCGGAACCCGAAAAGGATACCATGTTCGAACGGCTCGCTTCGTTTTGTGAGACGGCAAAGGCGCAATTTCCCGATACGATTCTTGAAGGCGTCATCCTCGACTTTAAAAAAGACAACGCCGTGATTCTCAATTCGGAAGGTGTGGATTTTTCGGTCGGGAAAGGGGTGTACGGGTTTTCCACCATGTTTACGACAAGAAAGGGAAATAAAAGTTCTTCATTCAATTATTCATCGTTCATGAGGGAACGTCTCGATAACGAACTCGTCGATTGCGGTTCGGTGGCGACCCTTTTACGGCAATCCTCCGGACAACTCGAACTCGGCAATATTCCCGGCAAGTTCGAGGGGGACATTATTATCACGCCCGACTGCCTTCAGGTTGTTATCGAATTTTTTACCAGGCAGCTTTCCGATTATTACCTTGTCTCCGGAACAAGTGTTTTCAAGGAACGCCTCGGGAAAGCTGTCGCGTCTCCATGCTTCACCCTTCATTCCCGTCCCCTGTCAAACGAGCTTTCCTACCACTACTTCGTCACCTCCGACGGATTCAAGGTAAAGGACGCTACCATTGTCGATGAGGGGGTTCTCTCTTCCTTCCTCCTTTCACTCTATGGTTCGAACAAGACCGGACTGCCCATGGCGGCGAACAATGGCAGGTGTTATGTGGTCGAGCCGGGGAATACCCCTCTCGACAAAATGATCTCGGAAGTAAAAAAGGGGCTTCTTCTCTGCCGCGTCTCCGGCGGCGAACCGAATGATAACGGAGATTTTTCCGCGGTCGCGAAAAACAGCTATTTTATCAGGGACGGCGAGATTCAATACCCTGTATCCGAGACCATGATTACCGGCAATATATCCGATATGCTGCGGTCGATCGGGAATATTTCACGGGAAAGAATAAACTTCGGGGACGCTCTCTTCCCGTGGGTGCAGACCGGCGGCATAACGATCTTCGGGAAGGAATAA
- a CDS encoding TldD/PmbA family protein, with protein MQDNRSLSVAFVKGNLMRNDYRSESGVSARVFRKGLWGFASHPELVDPAVTSVLKSAADNAGFLSSKVDGEDITLDRTPVTSHNDFSTNKPRLNRESLVAFVKEIDNYIETKLKPVSSRTVSLRCLDMEKSVVTSYGSRFYSMIPRSNIIVSLTVSKDGQPVDLYEVFGGLGQFEDVFHDPSDLFREIDILHEHLVKKCEGVFPQAGCAECVLDSSLAGILAHEALGHTTEADIILGGSVAPDYMGKEAASPLITLIDFAHTALEETCPVPVYVDDEGTKGEDAVIIEKGILKGYLHSKETAAQFNHAPTGNARAYSFSDEPLIRMRNTAILPGGSTLEEMIDGIEDGYYLLKTSNGQADSTGEFTFGITLGYEIKGGRLKRAIKDTTISGIAFDVLKTVSMVSKDMTWINGGFCGKKQLIPVGMGGPAIKCKVTIGGK; from the coding sequence ATGCAGGATAACCGTTCGTTATCCGTCGCGTTCGTGAAGGGGAATCTGATGAGAAACGATTACCGGTCGGAAAGCGGTGTGTCGGCGCGTGTTTTCAGGAAAGGATTATGGGGATTTGCGTCCCATCCCGAACTTGTCGATCCCGCTGTGACCTCCGTCCTGAAGTCGGCGGCGGATAATGCCGGGTTTTTGAGTTCAAAGGTCGACGGGGAAGACATCACACTGGATCGGACACCCGTCACCTCACATAACGATTTTTCGACGAATAAACCCAGGTTGAACCGGGAGTCCCTCGTCGCGTTTGTCAAAGAGATCGACAATTATATCGAGACAAAACTTAAGCCGGTTTCAAGCCGGACGGTAAGCCTTCGCTGTCTCGATATGGAGAAATCGGTGGTCACTTCATACGGGTCCCGGTTTTATTCGATGATACCCCGTTCGAATATCATCGTGTCGCTGACCGTTTCCAAAGACGGACAGCCGGTCGACCTCTATGAGGTGTTCGGGGGTCTGGGACAATTCGAGGATGTCTTTCACGATCCGTCTGACCTTTTCCGGGAGATCGATATCCTTCACGAACATCTTGTGAAAAAATGCGAGGGTGTTTTCCCTCAGGCGGGCTGCGCGGAGTGCGTCCTCGATTCCAGCCTTGCCGGTATCCTGGCGCATGAAGCCCTCGGACACACGACGGAAGCGGATATCATTCTGGGCGGGTCCGTCGCCCCCGATTACATGGGCAAAGAAGCGGCAAGCCCCCTCATCACCCTCATCGATTTCGCGCATACCGCCCTTGAAGAGACCTGCCCCGTCCCCGTTTACGTCGATGACGAGGGGACGAAGGGAGAGGACGCGGTGATCATCGAAAAGGGAATCCTCAAAGGGTATCTGCACAGCAAGGAGACCGCCGCGCAGTTCAATCATGCTCCGACGGGCAACGCCAGGGCGTATTCGTTTTCGGACGAACCGCTTATCAGGATGAGGAACACGGCCATTCTTCCCGGCGGGAGCACCCTCGAAGAGATGATCGACGGAATCGAGGACGGATACTACCTCCTCAAGACAAGCAACGGACAGGCCGATTCGACCGGGGAGTTTACCTTCGGAATCACACTCGGCTATGAGATCAAGGGGGGCAGGCTGAAACGGGCAATCAAGGATACGACCATTTCCGGTATCGCTTTCGATGTTTTGAAAACGGTGAGTATGGTTTCAAAAGACATGACCTGGATAAACGGCGGATTCTGCGGCAAGAAACAGCTCATCCCGGTCGGCATGGGCGGTCCGGCGATAAAATGCAAGGTAACAATCGGAGGGAAATAG
- a CDS encoding metallophosphoesterase translates to MNARIKSLPLMLLLFLLLFMILLSVEFYRENLYPTFTVIVLPDTQYYTFRYPHLFDAQTRWIRENKSAMNILFAFHEGDVTDHNTREEWERASKSMELLDGEVPYAIAPGNHDTGRNANTRNTALFNRYFGVWRYRDCPWFGGLYEEGKMDNCYHYFNAGRLRYLVLVLEFAPRDRVLEWANTVVERHPEHRVIIITHLYLYSDNTLHGSKRSHAWAPAAYGVGRSAEGANDGVRMWDKLVRRHKNISFVFCGHTLNDGNGILVSKGDHGNTVYQMLINYQMNPEGGGGYLRSIEINPNTNSVSIQSYSPYHDLYIIDENNEFILSGAEVGAVK, encoded by the coding sequence ATGAACGCCCGAATCAAAAGCCTGCCGCTTATGCTGTTATTGTTTCTTCTCCTCTTTATGATTCTCCTGAGCGTGGAGTTTTACCGGGAGAACTTATATCCCACATTCACCGTCATCGTTCTTCCAGACACCCAATATTACACATTCAGGTATCCCCACCTGTTCGACGCCCAGACGAGGTGGATACGGGAAAACAAATCCGCAATGAACATTCTGTTCGCCTTTCATGAGGGGGACGTCACCGACCACAATACCAGGGAAGAATGGGAACGGGCATCGAAAAGTATGGAACTCCTCGACGGAGAAGTACCGTACGCAATCGCGCCCGGCAATCACGATACGGGCCGCAATGCGAACACGAGAAACACGGCCCTTTTTAACAGATATTTCGGCGTATGGCGGTACAGGGATTGTCCGTGGTTCGGCGGGTTATATGAAGAAGGGAAGATGGATAACTGTTATCATTATTTCAATGCGGGACGTCTCCGTTACCTTGTTTTGGTGCTCGAGTTCGCCCCCCGCGACAGGGTATTGGAATGGGCGAATACCGTCGTCGAACGGCACCCGGAACACAGGGTGATCATCATTACCCATTTGTATCTCTATTCGGACAACACCCTCCACGGATCGAAACGATCGCACGCATGGGCTCCCGCCGCCTATGGCGTGGGACGAAGCGCGGAGGGGGCGAACGACGGTGTCAGGATGTGGGACAAACTCGTCCGGAGGCATAAAAACATCTCCTTTGTTTTCTGCGGCCATACCCTGAATGACGGGAACGGCATCCTTGTCTCGAAAGGGGATCACGGCAATACAGTCTATCAGATGCTGATCAATTATCAGATGAACCCGGAAGGAGGCGGCGGGTATCTTCGAAGTATCGAGATAAACCCGAATACCAATTCGGTATCGATTCAAAGCTATTCGCCGTATCATGATCTCTATATTATCGATGAAAACAATGAGTTTATTCTTTCCGGGGCGGAAGTCGGGGCGGTCAAATAA
- a CDS encoding carbohydrate ABC transporter permease has protein sequence MTIASGVKKNIAGSGIYLFLILSALFFLVPIYVFLVTGLKSFREVNIQNMWDLPRALTFDGFTAAFGRLTPNLLNSFLLTIPATIVSSLLGSLNGYVISKWRFRGANVIFIVMLFGMFIPYQSILIPLVQFLSGIRLYGHLPGLILTHIVYGIPITTLVFRNYYLEIPDSLIEAAQLDGFGIVNIYLRIIFPISAPAFVVVIIWQFTNIWNEFLFAVVLVQNPVDQPITVALRNLAGSQIVEWNVQMAGALIAAIPTLIIYILLGKYFIRGLLAGSVKG, from the coding sequence ATGACGATCGCCTCAGGGGTGAAAAAAAATATAGCCGGATCGGGTATCTATCTCTTCCTGATTCTTTCCGCGCTTTTTTTTCTCGTCCCTATATATGTGTTTTTAGTCACCGGATTGAAGAGTTTCAGGGAAGTGAATATCCAGAATATGTGGGACCTCCCCAGGGCGCTGACCTTTGACGGTTTTACCGCCGCGTTCGGAAGGCTGACCCCCAATTTACTCAACAGCTTTCTGCTCACCATCCCGGCCACGATCGTTTCATCCCTGCTGGGTTCCCTGAACGGCTATGTGATCTCCAAATGGCGTTTCAGGGGGGCGAATGTCATTTTTATCGTCATGCTCTTCGGCATGTTTATCCCTTATCAGAGCATTCTGATCCCGCTGGTCCAATTCTTAAGCGGGATACGGCTGTACGGGCATCTGCCCGGTCTGATTCTCACCCATATCGTCTACGGAATCCCGATCACCACCCTTGTCTTCAGGAATTATTACCTTGAAATCCCCGATTCACTCATCGAAGCCGCCCAGCTTGACGGGTTCGGAATCGTCAATATCTATCTGCGGATCATTTTTCCCATTTCGGCACCCGCCTTTGTCGTGGTCATCATCTGGCAGTTCACCAATATATGGAACGAGTTTCTTTTCGCGGTGGTTCTTGTCCAGAACCCGGTGGATCAGCCGATTACCGTCGCCCTCCGGAACCTGGCGGGAAGCCAGATCGTGGAATGGAATGTCCAGATGGCGGGGGCACTGATCGCGGCAATCCCGACACTCATCATTTATATCCTTCTTGGTAAGTACTTTATCCGCGGTCTTTTAGCCGGCTCGGTCAAGGGATAA
- a CDS encoding sugar ABC transporter permease: protein MVRSKKDVIIGIAIVVPSFILVLIFVYGFIAWTFRVACSAWDGQLPNFTWVGFKHFASLFSSTRFQIDLWNTLYFTILFLAVCICGGLVFAMLLDNIVRGENIFRNIFLFPMAISFVVTGVAWRWIFNPTVGVNVLLERIGLSFAAWNWYIDPSQIFTFHVALIPVVIAASWQYIGYIMAMFLAGLRGIPDEIIEAARMDGAGGFRIFMKIIIPSLKPIILSAMIVLGHVSLKIFDLVYTMTGKGPAFATDMPGIYMFETTFQGNHYAEGAAISIIMLLMVALVICPYLYYVLRKKEG from the coding sequence ATGGTTCGATCGAAAAAAGATGTCATTATCGGTATCGCCATTGTGGTCCCGTCGTTCATACTGGTACTCATTTTTGTCTACGGATTCATCGCATGGACGTTCCGTGTGGCCTGTTCGGCCTGGGACGGCCAGCTTCCGAACTTCACATGGGTCGGTTTCAAACATTTCGCATCGCTTTTTTCGAGCACGCGCTTTCAGATCGATCTCTGGAATACCCTCTATTTCACGATTCTCTTTCTCGCCGTCTGTATTTGCGGGGGGCTGGTTTTCGCGATGCTGCTCGACAACATCGTCCGCGGAGAAAATATTTTCAGAAACATTTTTCTGTTCCCCATGGCGATATCCTTTGTCGTGACCGGGGTCGCCTGGCGGTGGATCTTCAATCCCACGGTGGGAGTGAATGTCCTTCTCGAGCGGATAGGTCTTTCGTTTGCCGCCTGGAACTGGTATATCGATCCTTCGCAAATTTTCACCTTCCATGTGGCCCTTATTCCGGTGGTGATCGCCGCTTCATGGCAGTATATCGGCTATATCATGGCGATGTTCCTTGCCGGGCTTCGGGGGATCCCCGATGAGATCATCGAGGCGGCACGAATGGACGGCGCGGGCGGTTTCCGTATATTCATGAAGATCATCATCCCCTCACTCAAACCGATCATTCTTTCGGCAATGATCGTCCTGGGCCATGTTTCACTGAAAATATTCGACCTCGTGTATACCATGACCGGCAAAGGGCCCGCATTTGCCACGGATATGCCGGGCATCTACATGTTCGAGACCACGTTTCAGGGGAATCATTATGCCGAAGGGGCCGCCATTTCGATCATCATGCTGCTTATGGTCGCGCTGGTGATCTGTCCTTATCTCTACTATGTTTTACGGAAGAAGGAAGGATAA
- a CDS encoding carbohydrate ABC transporter substrate-binding protein, producing the protein MKKIIVFFLAALLVLSFAACEGKKAEPKLEIFSWWTAGGEADGLEEMFKIYRSKYPTVEIINATVAGGAGSNAKAVLATRMQGGNPPDSFQVHAGHELIDSWVVAGKMEPITFIFEDNGWMDDYPPGVIDIISYKGDIYSVPVNIHRSNVLWYNKKIFSDNNLSAPVTFEDFGMVAQKLAAKGIIPLALGDNGIWASVHLLESILLGSLGPEKYNGLWDGSTAWDGDDVKAALGNFVTVLSVVNTDHAALSWDAAAQYVIDGKCAMTIMGDWAEGYFKSKGLTPDVEFGYVPSPGTSGSFIMLSDSFGLPKGAPHRDNAVKWLAVCASKEGQDAFNPKKGSIPSRTDGDPALYDAYLNSAMEDFASNIIVPSVAHGAAAAEGWVTKINDIMSLFVTDKDVEKAASEFAKVAKDFI; encoded by the coding sequence ATGAAAAAAATTATTGTTTTTTTTCTCGCGGCATTGCTTGTGCTCTCGTTTGCCGCATGTGAGGGAAAAAAGGCGGAACCGAAACTGGAAATATTCAGCTGGTGGACAGCCGGCGGCGAGGCGGACGGTCTTGAAGAGATGTTCAAGATTTACCGATCGAAATATCCGACCGTCGAGATCATCAACGCGACCGTCGCGGGCGGCGCCGGTTCGAATGCAAAGGCCGTCCTGGCAACGAGAATGCAGGGCGGAAATCCCCCGGATTCCTTCCAGGTTCATGCCGGTCACGAGTTGATCGATTCATGGGTCGTTGCGGGTAAAATGGAACCGATCACCTTCATCTTCGAAGATAATGGCTGGATGGACGATTACCCGCCCGGTGTGATCGATATCATCTCCTACAAAGGCGATATCTACAGCGTTCCGGTCAACATTCACCGCTCGAATGTTCTCTGGTACAACAAGAAGATCTTCAGCGACAACAACCTTTCAGCGCCGGTCACCTTTGAAGACTTCGGAATGGTCGCACAAAAACTGGCCGCAAAGGGAATCATCCCCCTCGCGCTCGGCGACAACGGGATCTGGGCATCGGTACACCTGCTCGAATCGATCCTGCTCGGGTCTTTGGGGCCGGAGAAATATAATGGTCTGTGGGACGGTTCGACCGCGTGGGACGGGGACGACGTCAAGGCCGCGCTCGGCAACTTCGTCACGGTTCTTTCGGTCGTCAACACCGACCACGCCGCACTCAGCTGGGACGCCGCCGCGCAATACGTAATCGACGGGAAATGCGCCATGACGATTATGGGCGACTGGGCGGAAGGCTACTTCAAGTCGAAAGGCCTTACCCCTGATGTCGAGTTCGGTTACGTGCCGTCACCGGGAACCTCGGGAAGCTTCATCATGTTATCCGACTCTTTCGGTCTTCCGAAAGGGGCCCCGCACCGGGACAATGCCGTCAAATGGCTTGCCGTCTGCGCGTCGAAAGAAGGCCAGGACGCCTTCAATCCCAAAAAAGGCTCGATCCCGAGCAGAACCGACGGGGACCCGGCCCTCTATGACGCGTATCTCAACTCCGCCATGGAAGACTTTGCCTCCAATATCATCGTTCCCAGCGTCGCGCACGGGGCCGCCGCCGCCGAAGGCTGGGTGACAAAAATCAATGATATCATGAGTCTTTTTGTCACGGACAAGGATGTGGAAAAAGCGGCTTCCGAGTTCGCGAAGGTGGCAAAGGATTTTATTTAA
- a CDS encoding sigma-54-dependent Fis family transcriptional regulator: protein MNILIVDDEKGLRKGLGKMLSLKGHRVFEAEDRETAKRIMSSHNVEIMLLDLKLGIEDGYGFLKQVKEEEALLSVVIITGYGNIESAIRCMKAGAINYITKPIDQNLLFSIIEKEQEALAIRKENIGFRRSLKELSEVEIVPSRNLSMANIERIIGKVKDSDATILIQGETGSGKEIIARKIHFTGKFSGRPFIGVNCASLNDNLLESELFGHEKGAFTGASERKLGRFEIAGEGTLFLDEIGDMSGAMQSKLLRVLQEKTFERVGGVQSLSAHCRIIAATNKHLLDYIKEGRFREDLYYRLSLVTITLPPLRKRKEDIPLLVEQFINEANLLYERNVKKVPADVMEKIMGYEWPGNIRQLKNVIVNAVILSEDEMLSHIDLPGVTEALPFPEVPGENLKTIVGRHVCKVEQHLIDHALKQCRGNISKTARQLGITRKTLYEKLRQYNL, encoded by the coding sequence ATGAATATTTTGATCGTCGACGATGAAAAAGGACTCAGAAAGGGTCTCGGCAAGATGCTTTCACTCAAAGGCCACCGGGTATTCGAAGCTGAAGACCGCGAAACGGCGAAACGCATCATGTCCTCGCATAACGTGGAAATCATGCTTCTCGATCTGAAACTCGGAATAGAAGACGGTTACGGATTTTTGAAACAGGTAAAGGAGGAAGAAGCGCTCCTCTCCGTTGTCATTATTACCGGATACGGAAATATCGAAAGCGCGATCCGGTGCATGAAGGCGGGCGCGATTAATTACATTACGAAACCCATTGATCAGAACCTCCTTTTTTCGATTATCGAAAAGGAGCAGGAGGCACTTGCCATTCGGAAGGAAAATATCGGGTTCAGGCGTTCCCTGAAAGAACTTTCGGAGGTCGAAATCGTTCCGAGTCGGAATTTGTCCATGGCCAATATCGAACGGATTATCGGAAAGGTAAAGGATTCCGATGCGACAATCCTTATCCAGGGCGAAACAGGATCGGGCAAGGAAATTATCGCGCGAAAAATACATTTTACGGGAAAGTTCTCCGGCCGGCCCTTTATCGGTGTCAATTGCGCTTCATTGAACGACAACCTGCTCGAAAGCGAACTTTTCGGCCATGAGAAAGGGGCGTTTACCGGCGCATCGGAACGAAAACTCGGGCGGTTCGAGATAGCGGGGGAGGGAACGCTTTTTCTCGACGAAATCGGGGACATGAGCGGGGCGATGCAGTCCAAACTCCTCCGTGTGCTTCAGGAAAAAACATTCGAACGGGTGGGCGGTGTTCAGAGTCTTTCGGCGCATTGCAGAATCATCGCAGCGACGAACAAGCACCTCTTGGATTATATCAAGGAGGGAAGGTTCCGCGAAGATCTTTACTACCGCCTGAGTCTGGTGACCATTACCCTGCCGCCTTTGCGAAAGAGAAAGGAAGATATTCCCCTGCTTGTCGAACAATTCATCAATGAGGCGAACCTCCTTTACGAAAGAAATGTGAAGAAAGTGCCCGCGGATGTCATGGAAAAGATAATGGGGTATGAATGGCCCGGCAATATCAGGCAGCTAAAAAACGTGATCGTCAACGCGGTCATACTGAGTGAGGATGAAATGCTGTCGCATATTGATCTTCCCGGAGTGACGGAAGCCCTTCCGTTCCCGGAAGTCCCCGGGGAAAATCTCAAGACAATCGTGGGAAGGCATGTGTGCAAAGTGGAACAGCACCTCATCGACCACGCGCTGAAGCAATGCCGCGGCAATATCTCGAAAACGGCCCGGCAACTCGGTATCACCCGTAAAACCCTCTATGAAAAACTCAGGCAGTATAATCTGTAG
- a CDS encoding PAS domain-containing protein yields MKLRSKLFYSIFIVLFLQIILIAGFSLFTFYRQARNASRADLLSSFRDARLSLEMLKNRLMNNIHFLRFYFTDRMVSAGTPDLLNKSMYEYFTSIQADWIFMLDKNNRFVVDVRKHAERVSAIVHQIDHFHFRYPRNEFLVSRDLQGSISLFLITGTALYREDGTLFRVYIINRIDKKLIDSLNKETGINVGFFIGTEYICSDLTHFPLPETGYGEMMTLAVSSVPYLVFGRTISVDIPRGLSLVVLKSTLGDRISLLRIVYVFVVTFLITLVVSFLIVAWMTGVLLSPLYRLRQWLETYMKDDRIEPLAIHTGDEIGFITNTFHTMVSKLIKEEQIIKEQLTQISFLHRYTDTIVKNLQAGIIVCNKSEEIEYVNPYFCALVNRAQESVLHGNVNDVIAAHFTRQEGDSRLANTGIMIPGVASTLQYVQANGEVLRFMARIVPITRPDEDAKILVVLEDVTKTERLWHKILVAEKIASLGFLSAGMAHEINNPLGSILSHVNYLTEVEDDPEKLDSLKWIETETKRIAAIIGRVLSFARSDNKSDSTDVNRVISETAALMKIDFEQKRVRIDTHLETGCPDVRINTNEFRQAVINLFLNAEQAIDGDGRISIETVKRNGHVRIILSDNGCGIGENELPHVFDPFFTTNRGRGGTGLGLSITYNIIRRAGGDISIESVVGKGTTVVMTLPCEGGNR; encoded by the coding sequence ATGAAGCTACGGAGCAAGCTTTTCTATAGTATCTTCATCGTTCTCTTTCTCCAGATTATCCTGATTGCCGGTTTCAGCCTTTTTACCTTTTACCGGCAGGCCCGCAATGCTTCCCGCGCGGATCTTCTTTCATCCTTTCGTGACGCCCGCCTTTCACTCGAAATGCTTAAAAACAGACTGATGAACAATATTCATTTTCTCAGGTTTTATTTCACGGACAGAATGGTGAGTGCGGGCACACCGGATTTATTGAATAAAAGCATGTATGAATATTTCACGTCAATCCAGGCGGACTGGATCTTTATGCTCGATAAAAACAACCGTTTTGTCGTCGATGTGAGGAAACATGCAGAAAGGGTTTCGGCGATCGTCCATCAGATAGATCATTTTCATTTCCGGTATCCGAGAAACGAATTTCTCGTGTCGAGGGATCTTCAGGGTTCTATATCGCTCTTTCTGATTACCGGTACCGCGTTGTATCGGGAAGACGGGACATTGTTTCGTGTCTATATTATCAACAGAATCGATAAAAAACTGATCGATTCATTGAACAAGGAAACGGGAATCAATGTCGGATTTTTTATCGGGACGGAGTATATATGCTCCGATCTCACGCATTTTCCTCTTCCGGAAACAGGGTACGGTGAAATGATGACCCTCGCCGTTTCCTCGGTACCGTATCTGGTCTTCGGCCGGACGATATCCGTCGATATTCCCCGGGGCCTTTCCCTCGTCGTTTTGAAATCGACACTCGGCGATCGTATTTCCCTGTTGAGAATCGTCTATGTCTTTGTCGTCACCTTTCTCATCACGCTGGTGGTATCGTTTCTCATTGTTGCCTGGATGACCGGCGTCCTTCTTTCGCCGCTGTACCGGCTGCGTCAATGGCTCGAAACATACATGAAGGACGACAGGATCGAACCGCTTGCCATCCATACCGGAGACGAGATCGGTTTCATTACGAATACATTTCATACAATGGTAAGCAAACTCATCAAAGAGGAACAGATTATAAAGGAACAGCTTACTCAAATATCCTTTCTCCACCGCTATACCGACACCATCGTTAAAAATCTCCAGGCGGGCATTATCGTCTGTAATAAAAGTGAGGAGATCGAGTATGTGAATCCTTATTTTTGCGCACTCGTCAATCGGGCGCAGGAATCCGTCCTGCACGGGAATGTAAACGATGTGATCGCTGCGCATTTTACCCGTCAGGAAGGAGATTCACGTCTCGCCAACACGGGGATAATGATACCGGGTGTGGCAAGCACATTGCAGTATGTGCAGGCAAACGGCGAAGTGCTCCGGTTCATGGCGCGTATCGTCCCCATTACCAGACCCGATGAAGACGCGAAAATCCTCGTGGTTCTCGAGGACGTCACCAAAACGGAGCGATTGTGGCACAAAATACTCGTCGCGGAAAAGATCGCCTCGCTCGGGTTTCTATCCGCGGGAATGGCGCATGAAATAAACAATCCCCTCGGTTCGATCCTCTCCCACGTCAATTACCTCACCGAGGTCGAAGACGATCCTGAGAAACTCGATTCCCTCAAATGGATCGAGACCGAAACGAAGCGGATCGCTGCGATTATCGGGCGGGTTTTGTCTTTCGCCCGTTCCGATAATAAAAGCGATTCGACCGATGTCAACCGGGTCATTTCCGAAACGGCGGCATTGATGAAAATAGATTTTGAACAAAAACGTGTTCGCATCGACACGCATCTGGAGACCGGATGCCCCGATGTGCGGATCAACACGAACGAATTCAGGCAGGCTGTGATAAATCTTTTTCTAAACGCAGAACAGGCGATAGACGGCGACGGGCGCATTTCGATAGAAACAGTAAAGCGCAACGGTCATGTGCGTATCATCCTCTCGGATAACGGGTGCGGAATCGGGGAGAACGAGCTTCCGCACGTCTTCGACCCCTTTTTTACGACGAATCGGGGTCGGGGTGGTACCGGCCTCGGCCTTTCCATTACGTATAACATCATACGAAGGGCCGGCGGGGATATCTCGATCGAGAGCGTTGTCGGGAAAGGGACAACGGTCGTCATGACGCTTCCCTGCGAAGGAGGAAACCGATGA